DNA sequence from the Thermodesulfobacteriota bacterium genome:
GGAGTCCGGCGTGGCCCGCTGCAGCCGCTGGATGTGGGCGATACGGAGCTCCCGCTCCCTCAGCCCGATCGCCTTCCGCCGCTCCATGACGAGGCGCGCCGCCGCGGGGTCGCGCGCGACGAAGGCGGAGACGGCCTCCCGGTACAGCGAGCCGACCTCGGACAGGTAGGCCTGGAGCTCCCGGCCGCCTTCCTCGGAGAACGACTGCCGCCGCTCGGAGAGGCGGCGGAGATGGTCGATCATCGTCCGGTCGACGAAATCGCCGATGTTCTTCAGGTCGGCGACGACGCCGATGTACTCCATCGACCGCTCGGTCTGCGCCGCGTCGAGGGAGCCCTGCCCGAGGTCCGCCAGGAATCCCTTGATCTCCCGCGACAGCGCGTCCACGTCGTCGTCGGCCTGCTCGATCCGTCCGATCCGCTCCGCGTTCCCCCGGCAGATGACCTCCACCGCGTCGTCGAGCATCTCCTGGATCATGTCCGCCATCCGCAGGATCTCCCGCGCCACCTGTCCCAGCGCCGCTCCCGCGACAGGCAGGTGCCGCCGGTCGAGATACACCGCCCTTCCCCGGGAGACGCTTCCCGCCGGGAGGGGGATCGCCCGCTCGATGAGGGACGCGGTCCGCCCCGCCAGCGGCAGGAACAGGACGGCGATGAACAGGTTGAATGCCGTGTGGGCGGATGCGACGAGGCGCGCGCCGCCGCCCATCAGGCCGGTAATCGCCGGCGGCGCGTGGACCAGGGGAACGAGGAGCAGCAGGGCGCCGGCGGCCTTGATCCCGAAATGCCCCCAGGCGATGCGCTTGCCCTCCGCGGCGAGCCCCGATGCGGCGACGAAGGCGACGGAGGTCCCGCCGACGTTTGCCCCCAGCACGAGCGGCAGGATGGCTCCCGTCCCGAGCAGCCCTTCGTGCGCGAACGCGATCAGGAGGACCATCACGGCGGTCCCGCTCTGCAGTGCGGCCGCCAGGAGGACTCCCGCGCCGAAGGCGGTGTAGGGGGCCGAGGAGAGCTCCGTCATCAGGATCCGTAGCCCCTCGATCCGGCCGACCTCCTCCGCGGCGCCGGCCAGGAACTTGAGCGAAAGCAGGACGAACCCGAAGCCGAGCAGCCCCTGCCCGACCGCGTGCGCCCGCGACTTTCCACCCCAAAGGAACAGCGCGACCCCGACGGACAGCACGGGGAAGGCGAGCTCGTGGATCCGGAAGGAAAGGAGCTGCACGGTCAGCGTCGCCCCGAAGTCCGCCCCGAGGATGATCACCAGCGACCGGGAGAGCGGCGGCATCGCGACCTGGCCGAAGGTGATGAACAGGGTGACGAAGGCGCCGGTGCTCTGGAGCACGGCGGCGGACGCGGCGCCGAGGAGGAAGGCGCGGGCCCTGCCGTCGCGCGCGGCGCTCCAGGCCCGGTCGATCGACGCGGAGAAGGCGAGCTCGAATCCCTGCGCGGCGAGGCGGATCCCGTAAAGCAGCAGGAAGACGCTCCCGACGATGTGGAGGAACAGCAGGTCCATCACCGGGGCGGGGGGGTCAGAAGAGCGCCTCCGCGAAGCTCCGCGCGTCGAAGGGGCGCAGATCTTCCGCCTTCTCCCCCACCCCGATGAATCGGATGGGCGCGGAAACCTCCCGCGTGACGGAGAGCACCACCCCGCCCTTCGCCGTGCCGTCGAGCTTCGTGAGGGCCAGTCCCGTGACGCCCGTGAACTCCTGGAACGTCTTCGCCTGCGCGATGGCGTTCCTTCCCCCGGTGGCGTCGAGCACGAGCAGCACCTCGTGGGGGGCCCCGGGGATCTCCTTTCCGACGACGCGGACGACCTTCCGGAGCTCCTCCATCAGGTGCGACTTCGTGTGGAGGCGCCCCGCCGTGTCGATGAGGACGGCGTGGGTCCCGCGCGCCTTTGCGGCGCGGACGGCGTCGAACGCGACCGCGGAGGAGTCGGCCCCTTCCTTGTGCCGGACGATCTCGGCCCCGGCCCGCTCCGCCCAGACCGCGAGCTGGTCGATCGCCGCCGCGCGGAAGGTGTCGGCCGCCGCGATGAGGACCGGGTGCCCCTCTCCGCGCAGCCAGCTCGCAACCTTGCCGATGGTGGTGGTCTTGCCCACCCCGTTGACGCCGACCACGAGGACGACGAAGGGGTACGGCGGGACGACGGCGAGCGGGGCCATGCGCGGGGCGAGCGTCTCCTCCACCATCTTCCGGAGCCGCGCGCGCAACGCCTCCACGTCGGGCAGCTCCCCGCGCCGCCACGCGGCGCGCAGCGATTCGACGTACTCGACGGAAAGGTCGGCCCCCGTGTCCGCGAGGATGAGCGCCTCCTCGAGCTCCGAAAGGACGTTCTCGTCGACGGGGCCGATGCCGCGGGCGATCGCCTCGACGTTCATGAACAGCAGCTCGCGGGTCTTCGACAGCCCCGCCTTCAGCCGGGAAAAGAAGGAGCCGCGCGGCTTTTCGCCGGACTCGCTCAAGGAATCAT
Encoded proteins:
- a CDS encoding Na/Pi cotransporter family protein gives rise to the protein MDLLFLHIVGSVFLLLYGIRLAAQGFELAFSASIDRAWSAARDGRARAFLLGAASAAVLQSTGAFVTLFITFGQVAMPPLSRSLVIILGADFGATLTVQLLSFRIHELAFPVLSVGVALFLWGGKSRAHAVGQGLLGFGFVLLSLKFLAGAAEEVGRIEGLRILMTELSSAPYTAFGAGVLLAAALQSGTAVMVLLIAFAHEGLLGTGAILPLVLGANVGGTSVAFVAASGLAAEGKRIAWGHFGIKAAGALLLLVPLVHAPPAITGLMGGGARLVASAHTAFNLFIAVLFLPLAGRTASLIERAIPLPAGSVSRGRAVYLDRRHLPVAGAALGQVAREILRMADMIQEMLDDAVEVICRGNAERIGRIEQADDDVDALSREIKGFLADLGQGSLDAAQTERSMEYIGVVADLKNIGDFVDRTMIDHLRRLSERRQSFSEEGGRELQAYLSEVGSLYREAVSAFVARDPAAARLVMERRKAIGLRERELRIAHIQRLQRATPDSLETSEAHMDILANWKGIAAHCSAIARTVLRGGE
- the ftsY gene encoding signal recognition particle-docking protein FtsY codes for the protein MSESGEKPRGSFFSRLKAGLSKTRELLFMNVEAIARGIGPVDENVLSELEEALILADTGADLSVEYVESLRAAWRRGELPDVEALRARLRKMVEETLAPRMAPLAVVPPYPFVVLVVGVNGVGKTTTIGKVASWLRGEGHPVLIAAADTFRAAAIDQLAVWAERAGAEIVRHKEGADSSAVAFDAVRAAKARGTHAVLIDTAGRLHTKSHLMEELRKVVRVVGKEIPGAPHEVLLVLDATGGRNAIAQAKTFQEFTGVTGLALTKLDGTAKGGVVLSVTREVSAPIRFIGVGEKAEDLRPFDARSFAEALF